The nucleotide sequence AAGACAatcagaagagaaagaagagatggaGGGTGCAAAGAGTGCTATGATCCACGGTGGGAGTTTCTCTGGCCGTCTGATCCCCAAGAGGGGTCAGGTGAAGGTGGCTATTGTGGGGGTTCTGCTTCACTCTTTCTCCTCCATTTTCTCTGCTAGCAGCCACCGTGGTCATGCTCATCACTTCTCTTAGCTGATCAGATCACATGATGAAAAATCAAGCAGTCCAGATTTTCTGTGAAAGTATTTTACTTTTTAGACGAATGACTGAGGGAAGGGTAAAAAGTTTGAGCTCTTTTCCTGCAACAAAATGATTTTCCGGCCGGCCAATTCCGAAGAGGGGTCAGGTGAAGATGGCGGTCGTGGTGGGATTAACCAACTCTGTGGCTTCCATCTTCAATCCTCATGGTTCATCAATACACAGGCAAGCAGCCAAATAACTCGTATAGTTACCGGGACGAATATCGAGACCGAGTCATTAGGTCAAGAAGTTCTGAGAATTTGAACAGATTGTTAATTTATTCATGTAATGGATTTTAATCTTTGTACATATATTGTAGAATTTGGTTCatatattgaaatgaaaatctGCACTCCTTTGGTCAAATCATTTGTTTGGTACAGCACTTTCTCAAAACCGAACAGAAGCAAAGCTAAAACTAAAACTGGAACACGACGAGCAGGAATGCTTTCAAAGAGAAGAATTTGGATGGATATTAGGAACGACTCTTTACTTTTTCAGATTTTCCGGTAACTCATATTTTGCATATATAGCAAGTTTTACTTAAAAATTAACAGATAATTTGCATTTAGTGTACACTGTTCAGTGTGGTAAATCTCCCAATTTGTAAGAAATTTGTAACTCAAATAGTACATAACGTTTAACCGGGTATTTGAGGTTTTATGCTCAAATCCATCATCCCACAATATTGCTTCTATACATAAAACAAAAATTCTGCTTATTAGGCCTTgaattatggattttgatggagCTATTACAACGAGAGCTTTTTATGGTTTGTCATGCGTAGTGTATCGTAATGGTTGATTTATGGTAGGCGGTGTGTGATTTATGATCGATTCATGTATCCTAAAGCTCAAATTAATGATAATCAACATTCACCCACACAAAAATGATTGACTGTATATAAATCCAAAATACAATATTATCAAAATCCAATATCTAGGAATACATTAGATTGAATAATTCGCTAAATTCAATCCTATCATAAGTTCATATGATCCAAATTGTTTATGCAGTATTCAAatctttttcacccaaaaccttTTGTGACATCTTTGTGGTCTATCTCAGAATTTGACACCGTCCACCTAGAATCCTCTATATAAATGTCGTTGACCCAGAAGCCCAACCGTGTAGCGTGAAACCCAAGTGATATGTGATTAATGGCGTTTAAACATAAAGTTTGGAGAGTACATATGTCAAACTCTGAGATAAGTCACAGATAGATCATATAACATTTGGGGTACACAAGATTTAAACTCATTTATGCACTAGGGTATATGATATAATTTGTAAGATATGGGTAGATTACGATATGAAGAAAACCGAACAACCACCAACCCACCTCTTACAAATATCAAAACAATCTCACTTCCTAGATCGAATCTATGCCTCTTTTAACACAATCTGACATGCTTAAAACACTTGTTCCTGCATATACTGGACGAACGTACATATGAACCAAGTCCTTTTCAATATAAGATTCAGTGCATGCATCGTACCATACTATGATTTGCTCTCCTAATAGTTAGTAATATAACTTTGTTTATGGCCGTGCTGTAGGGTTTCACGTCCTCCACCGAGTGCATATAGAGAACAATTTTTATGGCACAAGTGCACTGTTATTGTAAtgttttgtattaataataCAATGCGACTTAAAAAAACATGATACACAATATTATATAACTAACTCAAAAGGTTACGATTCTAATATACTTGTGACATGAAAGTCATTCTCAAATATTGAACATATACTCTTCTTTTCCAAAGCGCACTGATTATTATATTAAAATGGGTGACTCTAAGCCAACAATACTATCCGCGTTGCAGGATCAGGGAAGGAGAACGTTTATCGTACGCCTTACTCTTactttgtaaatattttttttttacgacaCGAATTCGTAACCTTTTGGTCACAAAAGAGTAATCTTTTTATTGTGTTAAGACTCGTCCTGAACTGATTGTTATATTTATcggaaagaaatttaaaatcaaaagaGAGAGATTGCAAGATCTTTGTTGATGAAAGGctatttgatattttttaacCCTCGAACTAATAAATAATTGCAAATGAGTCCTACACGAGGAGACGCAACCAAGTTTCACTTTTGGAATACATACGTCTTTTCTTAGTGGGAGCAAGCAAAATGGTCATGTGATTCATGTGTGGACCCTAATACTGTTTTCGCTTTGATTAACTGAAACTTTACTGCTTTGATCGTCTAATAATATTCAAATTCTTTGCTTACCAGGTTGTCGTGTTCATATTTACTGGTTTCTTTTGTTGGTTTTCCATTTGATGATTTGGTGGCTATGGAACTCAACAGCTGGCAGGGTCAATGTCGCCAACAAATAAAAACAGTGAGCCGTAAAGAAATAATGACGCAGCACAAAATACATTGTAACccattgaagaacaaagttCTATGAAATCAATCAGAGTTGGGAGAAAACAGaaactttttattaaataatactTGAATGATGATTACAATACCAGCCATAAAGCATAAATATACTTAACTCGATTATTAGAACTATTTGGAGAGTCGTAGAGAATGTAAAAGAAGTAAATTGAACATAAAATGAAGTCTGATTTTTATTACAAACTTTAAAATGCAATTTTGGAAGTTTAAACGACCTCATATAGTTAAAATCAATTGTACATCTTAGCAAATCGGTGCGCTTGAACTGGAACATCGCGCTCTTTTGGGGATGGTATTATGCGTCCGAAACGGAGTTCGAACGCTAAATTTGTAAATGCTCACTGTGTCTTTTTGTCTTCCCTCGCTCCATTTCATCTTTATTCCACTCGACCATCTGTTCTACTGCATCaaataaattgtaaaaagtATCCATAAACCCAAAGATCAATTTTGAGATTGTCAGACTTGGTAGATGATTATTTTAAACCTCACAAAAGTATGAACTTCTTCTATATTTTGATCTTATCAACGTCACATTGGTTTTATTAATGGGAGAAAATTATCTTATGTGGTAAACGTATACAACATCTATTTATGCATGAATAAACGACCACGTCACAAAAATATGAGATGGAAGCTTCTGTATGGCTAGTACAAACATTGTCCAAATCAAATAGTCACATCGAAGTTTCTTTCCTGGTATAAAGTTACCGTTTCATGGTGCTCAGTTCTAACTACTAGAAAAACATTTGCACTTTAGAAAAAAGAATTAGCATAGCTGTActtctttcatttattttgaggaaaactaatgaaaagggattgaaaactttgagttttaatgataaggacaaaataaagggtaaagtgaatagtaacaggattgacttttttgtgtaaaaatgtggtttttcgttaaagtgaacagaaccgggtgcttttcattaaagttccatTTATTTTGTTCGTAATCCAAATGATTAGACCCAAATCTCCTCCTTTCCAAACATAATCTGACAtaattaaaatacaattaaGGTGAAATACAAAGAATCAAGGTGTTCCCCTCCACTATCAGATTCAGTGAATGGTATTAACAGTTtacgtttaattaattaattatattagtgGCAGGGACATTATGTTTAAACAGGTTTTAATCACTAGGCCttcattgaccaaaaaaaaaaaagaggtttgAGCTAGGGGAAAGGGATCATCTCAGGATCTTTTTCTCCTAATCTATCAATTTCGAGAATCTAGAttgttgaaatttaatccaataattacaaataagggctcacttaaaagttataataactttagcagttggatcaaatttcaataatctGAATTTCTGAACTTGATGAATTAGGAAAAAAATGATCATTCTTGAGTTAGGTGGTACTGAGTCCTGCGGGACCGGGCGGGCCCACTTGAATTTGAATCTAGAACATGCCCTTATGGGACCGGGCTGGCCCGGATCCAGGATTAGCTTTGGCTCTTCAGAAAAGGTAGAGCTAAAGACAAATGGCCATGTGATTTTTATGcattatttctttttcatttttctttatagttgttgaaattttataataatatataatcgTGTTCACATTACCTAGCCAGTCATTTTCTCTATTATTAAATTTtagaataatataaaattcttGTATATAGAAATCAAACTCACATAAATCGTCGTAAAATACATTACCACTCACAACCTTGATCATCTCCACGTATTTTCTTATTTatacaatttttaaaaaatgaatCAACTAATAGCTTTCTTACGTCAATTTACTTTTTTTGGGATCAAAGAAATTCACCAACGTTAACAATTAAACTCAAAACGTTCCGTTTAAAGTACTGGCTTAAATTCATGTTCAACGATTGAAGTTGAACCTGTGGTGGTTCGTTATGTATGATTTATGTTGAAGGACTTTTCCTGGTCAAGCCGTTGTGAAGAATGAAGGGATAAGCTATTTGATTTATGAATTCAAGGAGCAGAGGGAATAAACGATTTGTAAAATATGAAACTGACAAAGCAAAGCCAGTGAAAATGTGAGGTGTGAACACGACCAAGAAGGTCAAGATTGTCTTTATCggaccaaaaaaataaagaaaatacagtcaaattaaaatattaatttccccaaaataaaaaaaaacaaaaaacactgATGTCCTTGGCGCTATATAAACCCAAGCAAGAGAACCCAAATCACAAAACAAACTCACAGCTCAAAAGCTTCAAGCTTTCAAGATCCAAACGTccatttcttctctctttcgTAGTAGAAAGACTGATTTCcgcatcgagaagagctttcGAAGTGTAGAATATTCGATTATTAAGATAATCAGAAGGGAAAGAAGAGATGGAGGGTTCAAGGAGTGCTATGATCAACGGGGGGAGTTTCTCTGGCCGTCTGATCCCCAAGAGGGGTCAGGTGAAGGTGGCTATTGTGGGGGTTCTGCGTCACTCTCTCTCATCCATTTTCTCTGCCAGCAGCCGCCGTGGCGGCGGCCGCTGTGAATCCGGCGATGCTCATCACTTCTCTTAAGTGGTCAGATCAGATCATGTGATGGTCAATCAACCAGTCCAGATTTTTGGTGGAAGAGTTGTACTTTTTAGATGAATGTGTGACAGGGAAGGGTAAAGGTTTTTTTAGCTCTTTTCTTGCAACAAAAGGCTGTAAAATTTTTGTAGTTTAAACATTATGATGAGTGGAATATGTTTTAATActcttggtttttttattttttattttatcctttttcAATCCGGCCGTTACAATATGAGCATCCAACTCAAAACTAATTGACGATGAATACAAAAATGCTCGAGATCTTTTTGAGTATCAATGCTACAAAGTGGACGCGAGATACTCTGAACATCGACAATATTTTGCAACAAAAGATTGAGAGATCGAGTTTAACCTGAACCAAATATTTCACCCAATTCAACAAATTGAGGGATCAAGGTCTTAAGCCTCTTAACATATGTATTTCGAATAGGCGAAACGAGGAGCGTGAAAATCACTAGCCTATAACATATGGCAATGTGTGTGGTGTGACTTGTAGCATCAACCTATATTCTTGAGTTATCTCTGCCAAATACAAGAGTAGTGGCCCAGTTCACTGCAACATAGAACCTGTTCCTCCAGCTGACAACACGCGTCAGATAAGCGGAGCGCCAAATTAACCAGCTGAGAAATCCGGCAAGGGATATGCCCTTTGCATCCTGCAAAAATTTAATCAACAGGTTAAGGAAAATGCTTGGTAGAAAAGCACTTTGAAAGTGCTCGGCGGAAAAGCACATTGCCCTTCAGCATAAAGGCAAAGAAAATCTACCTTAGACTGGCGCAGATCAACCAAAGCCTTATAGCCTCCAACTGTTGCCATGCTTCCTAGGTGCCTGTACACAAATTGCTCCCCGAGAGGAATGTCTTTCGCGCTGAAGGCCTTCCCGGCATCCTGCTTCCCAATCCTGTTAAACAACTCCACCAGAtactttccttccctttctgCCACCTATTTGAAACGAAGGGAACTTGGTTAGTTCTAAGGTGGCTTCACATTTGCTCATTTGCTCTTTCTGCGTCGATCTATCAGCAAGTTCAAAAGTCCGAATTCGGTTGAAAGATTTTACTATAAATTGTCACTTATATATAAGGAATGTGTAATTTCTGGAGCAAACTAAAAGTTAACCTGAGCTAAAGCCGGAAGGACTGGCCTCCCCGTCTCCTCGAGAAAACCGGCACAATCTCCCAGTGCAAACACATCTTCCACTGAAGGAACCCGCATCCACCCATCGACACCAATCCTGTGTCACTCAAGAAAAGATTATTTTAGATCCTTGCTCCATTGAACATAAAAAAGAAACCAACCGAAAAAAGAGCAGAGAAATGCTGGTGGATATACCTTCCGCCCGGGGACTTTGGAAGATCGAGTTTTTTCACAAACTCTGAGGGACCAACGCCGGTAGACCAGACCAAAAGGCCATATGGAACATCAGTGCCATCGTTGAGAACTATCTTCTTCGGATGCACTTCTTTCACAACGCCTCGCATAAGGCGAACGCCAACCTGGTGAAAAGGTCCACATTTCAAATCCATCCCAAGAATTAACAAGAAGTAGCCTTCAGTATTAGAAGGCAGACCAAACTTACCTTGGTCAAGTGATTTGTTGCGTATTGCCTTAACCCAACATCGAACGATGACAAAATCTCATTCGcctgtcacaaaaaaaaagaagagaaaaagatcATTGGTTTCATAATTTATCTCCGCAAGAAGCCAATCCATAAATATATGTGAGAATTACAAATAAGTACCTCAATGAGAGTGACTTTGATGTAATCCTTAACGTGACTAAACCGTTCTTGTACATCTTTCATGATGAAATCGCTCAATTCGCCACTGAACTCCACCCCTGTAGGGCCACCTCCAATAACAACACAATGCAGGACGCGTTTCCTTTCTTCCTCCGATATGCCTGCGAAGTAAAATGCATAAGATGTTAGAGGTAGGAACACTGATTCTTGGCAATTGTCCTCACTCAAGTCCTCGAATATCTGTATACTCTGAGACGCATATAACACTCACCTGGATGTTCCGAAAGCATGAGGTTCAAGAGAAGCTTCTTCCTAATCTCTTGGGCATGATTCACCTCGCGGAGGAAAAATGCATGTTCCTTCACACCCTTGATGCCAAACGTCAGGGGTTCAGCTCCGGCAGCTATGATGAGTTTGTCATACGCTACTTTGAACCTGTAAGGTTCATGAGATAAACCGCCATTGCTAATTGTCTCACAGTAAACCTAGCAGAAAGGAGAAGATTAACCTTTCTACTGATATGACTTAACAATGCTGCACTAGTCAGTGTGCCATATGTTACGACAACTGAACTATACAAATATTTTCCAAATTCGAACGAATCCAGTTGATAACTATTAATTCACTCACCTCATGTTTGTCAGTGTCAAGGCCGACGCAGGAAGCCATGTAAAAGTATGAACTGGGACTCGCTGCCAATGCAGATTGTATACGACTAACAGGTTCAGCTACCGAGCGAAATTCCAGGGTACCAACGCAAGTTGAAGCAAGCAAAGGAGTGAAGACCATGTGATTTCTCGGCGATATGCAAACAACATCATAAACCTTGGTGTCTAGTCCTTTGAGGAATCGACATGCAGCCCAGCCAGTACCAAGGACCACCACTCTTGGCTTTTCACTCGGCCTGGTTGCTTCTAGTCCCGGATACTTGGGGTCATTACACTCCGAATCAGACTCATCAACAATCCTTTCCGCAGAAGGGAATTGATAATTCGGGGTTATGCTTATTCCCCTGCTCCAGAAACTATTGTGATTCACCTTCGAAATGCTGGAGAGGTACGAAAGATTGTTGTTTCTCGTCTCCCTTTCAAGTGAAGATACGGAGCAATATTTACGTGTGGATGCTCGCTCACACAACATATCCTTCTCAGTTGTGCGCGAAGATGCTCCTGATGGCGACCTTCTGAATCCATGTCGAGCAGTCCTAGCAATCCTTTCGAATGCCATGTTCAGATTGAGTACTTCCCCCCGAAGCAAGAGTGGCAAGTACTCTTTGAACCTCCTAAAGGATACCAAAATGGTGCGTGCTCAACCTGTTGAGATTGAACCAATGGAAGTGAGCTACGAAAATCGCTACCACTATATACAATTGAAGGCAGAAATATTTATAGGTAAGCTGAACTGTCGCTCCAAACAGATGATGAGGTGAAGACAACAGGCAGGACAATTAGAGCACCACTCCAAACAGATTATTAGCATTTGACAGCAACTCGTGTCGAAAATACTACTTGGCTCGAAAACATAAACCAGTTGTATTTAGCCACAAGCTGATGGGGGAAACAAAGAGAAAGGCTCTTGTAAATTCAGGAGGAGTGAAAGATCATAAAAAGCAGTAGTATAATTCTATGCATTGCGTATAGACATTAACATTTAATTAGCACACAAAACACAgatcacacacacaaacacacccGCGCTTGATCGCTTGTATCAAACATTAAAAAAGAACCCGGATGAATCCATACAGCCAGATtcatgaaattttaaaaaattcaatcatttggctaaaaaaattgtaTGGCATCAAAGCAACAAAGCTATATAAACATCCCTGCCAAAGATCAACACCAaaggcacaaaaaaaaaacgaccCGAAAGCGAAAAAATACAGACTTTCAAATccagaaatcaaactcaaatctAACAGCAACCCATCGGCATCGTGAAGCAGAAATTGAAGTAAAAGAATATTTACAGTAAATTTGGAGCGATGAAATCAATGAAAGTTGCTTGCTTTGGAATATCCAAGATTCTTGGAGCAGCTTCTTAGGACAAAAAACGAAAAGGGTTTTCGGTGTCTGTTTATATAAAGTTGGTGGGAGATCACAAAATATAAGAACTGATCTGGAAAGTAAAGGTTTGGGAAATCAAGAGAAAGTTGGAAGGGCACCGACTTGCGACGCAAGGAAGGTTGTTGGGATTCGATAtgtaaatattattaaacattaGGCAGTAAAAGAGTGACTAAAGTCCATGGTTGGCATTTATATTTCACTCTCTGGGAAATCAAAAAGTGGAAACTGGAAAGGAAAAAATGCAGAGggaaaggaagaggaagagagtggTAGACAGTACGACGAGCGTATGTAACACATTGCGGTGTCGTTTTGTTCAGTGGGTCCCACTTTCATGAACCATTTTCCACGAATGAGTATCCTCTTCAGATCTTCTTTACACGTCTGAGAATTTTCCAATCATATATGTTCATTGTATATGATCGGTTTTCATCAATTAccgtttatatttaattttaaataaaaagatttacaataatttttaaccgtacaatatacgataaacgaatgtgattgaaaatttttcataatcctcacaaaaagaattCGAAAAGGATGCTCATTCATTTTCCCCAGCTGTATGCGTAAATTCGAAAAGGATGCTCATTCATTTTCCCCAGCTGTATGCGTGTGAGTGTAAAACCCTAAGCCCGAGTTGGTAAGTGAGAGAGGAGACAAAAAATGGCGGTCGGTCAAGATTTGAGGTAGGTAGGGCGTGATTGAGTACAGTACAACTGTCTTGTCTCCCACAATTTCAGGGCGTCCTTTTGACTTTGCTTTTCCTAAAATTTTATGGGTCTCAGAAAATGGGCCCACTACTAGTACCCAAAAACCATAACTCAAATTGGGTCTATAACTACGAGGGCCAATCCAGGTCTTTTGATTGTTTTTGTGTGGCGGAAGTCCTTCGAAAATAAGTTTTGTGGTAATTTTTGGAGGAGAAATGCGAAGGGAACTCTCTCAAAAGAAAACTTTTCGTAAATTCTTTGTCATCTTATGTTTTtagcataatattttataatgtaagcacgaaaattaacgttaaagtGTGAGATGACAGAGAATCCATGAAAAATCTCACTTTGGAAGAGTCccattagcatttctctttttgGAGAATCACCCAAAACCTATTAAAAATTGTGAGTTAGTGCAgagtttttatttgaaaaaattgtaTTGTTGAGTTTTGGAAAGCTCTtgcctattaaaaaaaatgttacaaGCTATTTTGAAGCCGTTTTATCATTTATCAAGCCACATATGTGctttttttctttacttttcaagttagaaaaaaaagaaaggaaaatcaataaaaatatatgagtTTGTAAAAAAATGTGATTCCTGATTTCCCGCAAGATCATTCGTGATTACTCCATTTTCAACCTTCGATTTGGAACTATAAGaagaaggggggggggggtcgGATAACATATTTATAGCAGCTTATAGCACATTGGAGGCAACATACATACATTAGCAATTTGAAGTGAAATAACAAGTTTTCAAATACGAAAGTACAAATTTTGGTCGATTGCCTAATCTTATAGGAAACTGTATAAGGGAGAAAGAATAACCAATTGAACTTTAAATTAGAATGTCAAGTTTTCTTCTAGCTAGCTAAGATCCTAGCCAGGCTTCAATCTTCATGCTTGAGTTTGATCATCAACTTCCGGTTAGTTGATTAGGTTAGGTGGGTGAATGTGATACGTCGTCATCAACTCCTGTATCTTGACTGGAAGAGAAGACGCGGTTGAGGATGGCCGCCAAGCGAACCCCTCCTTGAGCAATCCTCTTCTCCACCACAGGTAGCCGAG is from Malus sylvestris chromosome 5, drMalSylv7.2, whole genome shotgun sequence and encodes:
- the LOC126623571 gene encoding internal alternative NAD(P)H-ubiquinone oxidoreductase A1, mitochondrial-like — encoded protein: MAFERIARTARHGFRRSPSGASSRTTEKDMLCERASTRKYCSVSSLERETRNNNLSYLSSISKVNHNSFWSRGISITPNYQFPSAERIVDESDSECNDPKYPGLEATRPSEKPRVVVLGTGWAACRFLKGLDTKVYDVVCISPRNHMVFTPLLASTCVGTLEFRSVAEPVSRIQSALAASPSSYFYMASCVGLDTDKHEVYCETISNGGLSHEPYRFKVAYDKLIIAAGAEPLTFGIKGVKEHAFFLREVNHAQEIRKKLLLNLMLSEHPGISEEERKRVLHCVVIGGGPTGVEFSGELSDFIMKDVQERFSHVKDYIKVTLIEANEILSSFDVGLRQYATNHLTKVGVRLMRGVVKEVHPKKIVLNDGTDVPYGLLVWSTGVGPSEFVKKLDLPKSPGGRIGVDGWMRVPSVEDVFALGDCAGFLEETGRPVLPALAQVAEREGKYLVELFNRIGKQDAGKAFSAKDIPLGEQFVYRHLGSMATVGGYKALVDLRQSKDAKGISLAGFLSWLIWRSAYLTRVVSWRNRFYVAVNWATTLVFGRDNSRI